Proteins found in one Oncorhynchus mykiss isolate Arlee chromosome 3, USDA_OmykA_1.1, whole genome shotgun sequence genomic segment:
- the klhl32 gene encoding kelch-like protein 32 isoform X1, with protein MPSEPCVSGQELVTDQRLCQSKSHQDSVLSALNQQRKDGLLCDVTLVAGDQKFHAHKAVLAACSDYFRAMFSLCMVESEADEVTLQGVTSVGLKHALDFAYTGQIMLEPGVIQDVLSAGSHLQLLELLSLCSHYLVQELNSVNYLDLYRVADLFHLPALEEAVVSFLVEHLCELQQSRQEEVLLLPYRLLREVLKSDRLTSLNEEEIWQLVVCWLEHDCRYQYTEDLIQHVRYGLMDVAALHHVAQCHPLVQSSATAAALVDEALEYHRATYAQPLRQTAHTKPRFQSLTLYIAGGRKREVSRVRELRYFNPAAQETVRVAGCSNWSELAPMPAGRSHHCVAVMGHFLFVAGGEVEHSTGRTCAVRTACRYDPRGNRWTEIASMKACREHFVLGALGQYLYAVGGRNELRQVLPTVERYCPKRNKWTFVQSFDRSLSCHAGCVADDLLWVSGGVTNTAQYQNRLMVYDPEQNQWLARSPMLQRRVYHVMAVARRQLYVLGGNDLDYNNDRILVRHIDSYDIDMDQWTRCTFSLLTGQNESGVAVHDDRIYVVGGYSIWTNEPLACIQVLDVSTEGKEEVFYGPTLPFASNGIATCFLPAPYFTCPNLQTLQVPHHRIGPV; from the exons ATGCCATCTGAACCTTGTGTCAG tgGGCAGGAGCTGGTAACAGACCAGAGGCTATGCCAGTCCAAGTCTCACCAGGACTCCGTCCTCTCCGCCCTCAACCAGCAGAGGAAGGATGGCCTACTCTGTGATGTCACCCTGGTCGCCGGCGACCAGAAGTTCCACGCCCATAAAGCAGTGCTGGCGGCGTGCAGCGATTACTTCCGG gcCATGTTCAGTCTGTGCATGGTGGAGAGTGAGGCAGATGAGGTGACTCTTCAGGGAGTGACCAGTGTGGGACTGAAACATGCACTAGACTTCGCCTACACAGGACAG ATAATGCTGGAGCCAGGGGTGATTCAGGATGTTCTGTCGGCAGGAAGTCACCTTCAGCTGCTGGAGCTGCTCAGTCTTTGCTCACACTACCTCGTCCAG GAGCTGAACAGTGTTAACTACCTGGACCTGTACCGTGTGGCCGATCTGTTCCACCTCCCTGCTCTGGAGGAGGCTGTGGTCAGCTTCCTGGTAGAACACCTGTGTGAGCTGCAGCAGAGCCGCCAGGAGGAGGTGCTGCTGCTCCCCTACCGCCTCCTCAGGGAGGTGCTGAAGAGCGACCGCCTCACCTCCCTCAACGAGGAGGAGATCTGGCAG CTGGTGGTGTGCTGGTTAGAGCATGACTGTCGGTACCAGTACACCGAGGACCTGATACAGCACGTTCGTTACGGCCTTATGGATGTGGCCGCCCTGCACCACGTGGCACAGTGCCACCCGCTGGTCCAGTCCAGTGCCACCGCCGCCGCCCTAGTGGACGAGGCTCTAGAGTACCACCGTGCCACCTACGCCCAACCCCTCCGCCAGACCGCCCACACCAAGCCCCGCTTCCAGTCTCTCACCCTCTACATCGCCGGCGGGCGCAAGCGCGAGGTGAGCCGCGTGCGGGAGCTGCGCTACTTCAACCCGGCCGCCCAGGAGACCGTGCGCGTGGCCGGGTGCTCCAACTGGAGCGAGCTGGCGCCCATGCCCGCCGGGCGCAGCCACCACTGCGTGGCCGTCATGGGTCACTTCCTGTTTGTGGCAGGCGGCGAGGTGGAGCATTCCACGGGGAGAACGTGTGCGGTGAGGACCGCTTGTCGGTATGACCCCCGGGGGAACCGCTGGACGGAGATAGCCTCCATGAAGGCTTGCAGGGAACACTTTGTCCTGGGGGCTCTGGGCCAGTACCTGTACGCGGTGGGGGGGAGGAACGAGCTGAGACAGGTGCTGCCCACCGTGGAACGCTACTGTCCGAAGAGGAACAAGTGGACCTTCGTCCAGTCCTTTGACCGCTCGCTGTCCTGCCACGCCGGCTGTGTGGCTGACGACCTGCTCTGGgtctcag GTGGAGTCACAAACACAGCTCAGTACCAGAATAGACTGATGGTGTACGACCCAGAACAG aaccAGTGGCTGGCCCGCAGTCCCATGCTACAGAGGCGAGTGTACCATGTCATGGCCGTGGCGAGAAGGCAGCTGTATGTGCTGGGAGGAAATGACCTGGACTACAACAACGACCGCATTCTGGTCCGCCACATCGACTCCTACGACATAGACATGGACCAGTGGACCCGCTGCACCTTCAGCCTACTCACGG GTCAGAATGAATCTGGAGTGGCAGTCCATGATGACCGAATCTATGTTGTCGGTGGATATTCTATCTGGACCAATGAGCCCCTAGCGTGTATTCAG GTGTTGGATGTGAGCACggaggggaaggaggaagtgTTCTATGGACCAACTCTACCGTTCGCCTCCAATGGAATAGCAACGTGTTTCCTCCCTGCCCCATACTTCACCTGCCCCAACCTCCAGACTCTACAAGTGCCCCATCACAGGATAGGGCCTGTCTAA
- the klhl32 gene encoding kelch-like protein 32 isoform X2, whose amino-acid sequence MPSEPCVSGQELVTDQRLCQSKSHQDSVLSALNQQRKDGLLCDVTLVAGDQKFHAHKAVLAACSDYFRAMFSLCMVESEADEVTLQGVTSVGLKHALDFAYTGQELNSVNYLDLYRVADLFHLPALEEAVVSFLVEHLCELQQSRQEEVLLLPYRLLREVLKSDRLTSLNEEEIWQLVVCWLEHDCRYQYTEDLIQHVRYGLMDVAALHHVAQCHPLVQSSATAAALVDEALEYHRATYAQPLRQTAHTKPRFQSLTLYIAGGRKREVSRVRELRYFNPAAQETVRVAGCSNWSELAPMPAGRSHHCVAVMGHFLFVAGGEVEHSTGRTCAVRTACRYDPRGNRWTEIASMKACREHFVLGALGQYLYAVGGRNELRQVLPTVERYCPKRNKWTFVQSFDRSLSCHAGCVADDLLWVSGGVTNTAQYQNRLMVYDPEQNQWLARSPMLQRRVYHVMAVARRQLYVLGGNDLDYNNDRILVRHIDSYDIDMDQWTRCTFSLLTGQNESGVAVHDDRIYVVGGYSIWTNEPLACIQVLDVSTEGKEEVFYGPTLPFASNGIATCFLPAPYFTCPNLQTLQVPHHRIGPV is encoded by the exons ATGCCATCTGAACCTTGTGTCAG tgGGCAGGAGCTGGTAACAGACCAGAGGCTATGCCAGTCCAAGTCTCACCAGGACTCCGTCCTCTCCGCCCTCAACCAGCAGAGGAAGGATGGCCTACTCTGTGATGTCACCCTGGTCGCCGGCGACCAGAAGTTCCACGCCCATAAAGCAGTGCTGGCGGCGTGCAGCGATTACTTCCGG gcCATGTTCAGTCTGTGCATGGTGGAGAGTGAGGCAGATGAGGTGACTCTTCAGGGAGTGACCAGTGTGGGACTGAAACATGCACTAGACTTCGCCTACACAGGACAG GAGCTGAACAGTGTTAACTACCTGGACCTGTACCGTGTGGCCGATCTGTTCCACCTCCCTGCTCTGGAGGAGGCTGTGGTCAGCTTCCTGGTAGAACACCTGTGTGAGCTGCAGCAGAGCCGCCAGGAGGAGGTGCTGCTGCTCCCCTACCGCCTCCTCAGGGAGGTGCTGAAGAGCGACCGCCTCACCTCCCTCAACGAGGAGGAGATCTGGCAG CTGGTGGTGTGCTGGTTAGAGCATGACTGTCGGTACCAGTACACCGAGGACCTGATACAGCACGTTCGTTACGGCCTTATGGATGTGGCCGCCCTGCACCACGTGGCACAGTGCCACCCGCTGGTCCAGTCCAGTGCCACCGCCGCCGCCCTAGTGGACGAGGCTCTAGAGTACCACCGTGCCACCTACGCCCAACCCCTCCGCCAGACCGCCCACACCAAGCCCCGCTTCCAGTCTCTCACCCTCTACATCGCCGGCGGGCGCAAGCGCGAGGTGAGCCGCGTGCGGGAGCTGCGCTACTTCAACCCGGCCGCCCAGGAGACCGTGCGCGTGGCCGGGTGCTCCAACTGGAGCGAGCTGGCGCCCATGCCCGCCGGGCGCAGCCACCACTGCGTGGCCGTCATGGGTCACTTCCTGTTTGTGGCAGGCGGCGAGGTGGAGCATTCCACGGGGAGAACGTGTGCGGTGAGGACCGCTTGTCGGTATGACCCCCGGGGGAACCGCTGGACGGAGATAGCCTCCATGAAGGCTTGCAGGGAACACTTTGTCCTGGGGGCTCTGGGCCAGTACCTGTACGCGGTGGGGGGGAGGAACGAGCTGAGACAGGTGCTGCCCACCGTGGAACGCTACTGTCCGAAGAGGAACAAGTGGACCTTCGTCCAGTCCTTTGACCGCTCGCTGTCCTGCCACGCCGGCTGTGTGGCTGACGACCTGCTCTGGgtctcag GTGGAGTCACAAACACAGCTCAGTACCAGAATAGACTGATGGTGTACGACCCAGAACAG aaccAGTGGCTGGCCCGCAGTCCCATGCTACAGAGGCGAGTGTACCATGTCATGGCCGTGGCGAGAAGGCAGCTGTATGTGCTGGGAGGAAATGACCTGGACTACAACAACGACCGCATTCTGGTCCGCCACATCGACTCCTACGACATAGACATGGACCAGTGGACCCGCTGCACCTTCAGCCTACTCACGG GTCAGAATGAATCTGGAGTGGCAGTCCATGATGACCGAATCTATGTTGTCGGTGGATATTCTATCTGGACCAATGAGCCCCTAGCGTGTATTCAG GTGTTGGATGTGAGCACggaggggaaggaggaagtgTTCTATGGACCAACTCTACCGTTCGCCTCCAATGGAATAGCAACGTGTTTCCTCCCTGCCCCATACTTCACCTGCCCCAACCTCCAGACTCTACAAGTGCCCCATCACAGGATAGGGCCTGTCTAA
- the klhl32 gene encoding kelch-like protein 32 isoform X4, with the protein MFSLCMVESEADEVTLQGVTSVGLKHALDFAYTGQELNSVNYLDLYRVADLFHLPALEEAVVSFLVEHLCELQQSRQEEVLLLPYRLLREVLKSDRLTSLNEEEIWQLVVCWLEHDCRYQYTEDLIQHVRYGLMDVAALHHVAQCHPLVQSSATAAALVDEALEYHRATYAQPLRQTAHTKPRFQSLTLYIAGGRKREVSRVRELRYFNPAAQETVRVAGCSNWSELAPMPAGRSHHCVAVMGHFLFVAGGEVEHSTGRTCAVRTACRYDPRGNRWTEIASMKACREHFVLGALGQYLYAVGGRNELRQVLPTVERYCPKRNKWTFVQSFDRSLSCHAGCVADDLLWVSGGVTNTAQYQNRLMVYDPEQNQWLARSPMLQRRVYHVMAVARRQLYVLGGNDLDYNNDRILVRHIDSYDIDMDQWTRCTFSLLTGQNESGVAVHDDRIYVVGGYSIWTNEPLACIQVLDVSTEGKEEVFYGPTLPFASNGIATCFLPAPYFTCPNLQTLQVPHHRIGPV; encoded by the exons ATGTTCAGTCTGTGCATGGTGGAGAGTGAGGCAGATGAGGTGACTCTTCAGGGAGTGACCAGTGTGGGACTGAAACATGCACTAGACTTCGCCTACACAGGACAG GAGCTGAACAGTGTTAACTACCTGGACCTGTACCGTGTGGCCGATCTGTTCCACCTCCCTGCTCTGGAGGAGGCTGTGGTCAGCTTCCTGGTAGAACACCTGTGTGAGCTGCAGCAGAGCCGCCAGGAGGAGGTGCTGCTGCTCCCCTACCGCCTCCTCAGGGAGGTGCTGAAGAGCGACCGCCTCACCTCCCTCAACGAGGAGGAGATCTGGCAG CTGGTGGTGTGCTGGTTAGAGCATGACTGTCGGTACCAGTACACCGAGGACCTGATACAGCACGTTCGTTACGGCCTTATGGATGTGGCCGCCCTGCACCACGTGGCACAGTGCCACCCGCTGGTCCAGTCCAGTGCCACCGCCGCCGCCCTAGTGGACGAGGCTCTAGAGTACCACCGTGCCACCTACGCCCAACCCCTCCGCCAGACCGCCCACACCAAGCCCCGCTTCCAGTCTCTCACCCTCTACATCGCCGGCGGGCGCAAGCGCGAGGTGAGCCGCGTGCGGGAGCTGCGCTACTTCAACCCGGCCGCCCAGGAGACCGTGCGCGTGGCCGGGTGCTCCAACTGGAGCGAGCTGGCGCCCATGCCCGCCGGGCGCAGCCACCACTGCGTGGCCGTCATGGGTCACTTCCTGTTTGTGGCAGGCGGCGAGGTGGAGCATTCCACGGGGAGAACGTGTGCGGTGAGGACCGCTTGTCGGTATGACCCCCGGGGGAACCGCTGGACGGAGATAGCCTCCATGAAGGCTTGCAGGGAACACTTTGTCCTGGGGGCTCTGGGCCAGTACCTGTACGCGGTGGGGGGGAGGAACGAGCTGAGACAGGTGCTGCCCACCGTGGAACGCTACTGTCCGAAGAGGAACAAGTGGACCTTCGTCCAGTCCTTTGACCGCTCGCTGTCCTGCCACGCCGGCTGTGTGGCTGACGACCTGCTCTGGgtctcag GTGGAGTCACAAACACAGCTCAGTACCAGAATAGACTGATGGTGTACGACCCAGAACAG aaccAGTGGCTGGCCCGCAGTCCCATGCTACAGAGGCGAGTGTACCATGTCATGGCCGTGGCGAGAAGGCAGCTGTATGTGCTGGGAGGAAATGACCTGGACTACAACAACGACCGCATTCTGGTCCGCCACATCGACTCCTACGACATAGACATGGACCAGTGGACCCGCTGCACCTTCAGCCTACTCACGG GTCAGAATGAATCTGGAGTGGCAGTCCATGATGACCGAATCTATGTTGTCGGTGGATATTCTATCTGGACCAATGAGCCCCTAGCGTGTATTCAG GTGTTGGATGTGAGCACggaggggaaggaggaagtgTTCTATGGACCAACTCTACCGTTCGCCTCCAATGGAATAGCAACGTGTTTCCTCCCTGCCCCATACTTCACCTGCCCCAACCTCCAGACTCTACAAGTGCCCCATCACAGGATAGGGCCTGTCTAA
- the klhl32 gene encoding kelch-like protein 32 isoform X3 codes for MFSLCMVESEADEVTLQGVTSVGLKHALDFAYTGQIMLEPGVIQDVLSAGSHLQLLELLSLCSHYLVQELNSVNYLDLYRVADLFHLPALEEAVVSFLVEHLCELQQSRQEEVLLLPYRLLREVLKSDRLTSLNEEEIWQLVVCWLEHDCRYQYTEDLIQHVRYGLMDVAALHHVAQCHPLVQSSATAAALVDEALEYHRATYAQPLRQTAHTKPRFQSLTLYIAGGRKREVSRVRELRYFNPAAQETVRVAGCSNWSELAPMPAGRSHHCVAVMGHFLFVAGGEVEHSTGRTCAVRTACRYDPRGNRWTEIASMKACREHFVLGALGQYLYAVGGRNELRQVLPTVERYCPKRNKWTFVQSFDRSLSCHAGCVADDLLWVSGGVTNTAQYQNRLMVYDPEQNQWLARSPMLQRRVYHVMAVARRQLYVLGGNDLDYNNDRILVRHIDSYDIDMDQWTRCTFSLLTGQNESGVAVHDDRIYVVGGYSIWTNEPLACIQVLDVSTEGKEEVFYGPTLPFASNGIATCFLPAPYFTCPNLQTLQVPHHRIGPV; via the exons ATGTTCAGTCTGTGCATGGTGGAGAGTGAGGCAGATGAGGTGACTCTTCAGGGAGTGACCAGTGTGGGACTGAAACATGCACTAGACTTCGCCTACACAGGACAG ATAATGCTGGAGCCAGGGGTGATTCAGGATGTTCTGTCGGCAGGAAGTCACCTTCAGCTGCTGGAGCTGCTCAGTCTTTGCTCACACTACCTCGTCCAG GAGCTGAACAGTGTTAACTACCTGGACCTGTACCGTGTGGCCGATCTGTTCCACCTCCCTGCTCTGGAGGAGGCTGTGGTCAGCTTCCTGGTAGAACACCTGTGTGAGCTGCAGCAGAGCCGCCAGGAGGAGGTGCTGCTGCTCCCCTACCGCCTCCTCAGGGAGGTGCTGAAGAGCGACCGCCTCACCTCCCTCAACGAGGAGGAGATCTGGCAG CTGGTGGTGTGCTGGTTAGAGCATGACTGTCGGTACCAGTACACCGAGGACCTGATACAGCACGTTCGTTACGGCCTTATGGATGTGGCCGCCCTGCACCACGTGGCACAGTGCCACCCGCTGGTCCAGTCCAGTGCCACCGCCGCCGCCCTAGTGGACGAGGCTCTAGAGTACCACCGTGCCACCTACGCCCAACCCCTCCGCCAGACCGCCCACACCAAGCCCCGCTTCCAGTCTCTCACCCTCTACATCGCCGGCGGGCGCAAGCGCGAGGTGAGCCGCGTGCGGGAGCTGCGCTACTTCAACCCGGCCGCCCAGGAGACCGTGCGCGTGGCCGGGTGCTCCAACTGGAGCGAGCTGGCGCCCATGCCCGCCGGGCGCAGCCACCACTGCGTGGCCGTCATGGGTCACTTCCTGTTTGTGGCAGGCGGCGAGGTGGAGCATTCCACGGGGAGAACGTGTGCGGTGAGGACCGCTTGTCGGTATGACCCCCGGGGGAACCGCTGGACGGAGATAGCCTCCATGAAGGCTTGCAGGGAACACTTTGTCCTGGGGGCTCTGGGCCAGTACCTGTACGCGGTGGGGGGGAGGAACGAGCTGAGACAGGTGCTGCCCACCGTGGAACGCTACTGTCCGAAGAGGAACAAGTGGACCTTCGTCCAGTCCTTTGACCGCTCGCTGTCCTGCCACGCCGGCTGTGTGGCTGACGACCTGCTCTGGgtctcag GTGGAGTCACAAACACAGCTCAGTACCAGAATAGACTGATGGTGTACGACCCAGAACAG aaccAGTGGCTGGCCCGCAGTCCCATGCTACAGAGGCGAGTGTACCATGTCATGGCCGTGGCGAGAAGGCAGCTGTATGTGCTGGGAGGAAATGACCTGGACTACAACAACGACCGCATTCTGGTCCGCCACATCGACTCCTACGACATAGACATGGACCAGTGGACCCGCTGCACCTTCAGCCTACTCACGG GTCAGAATGAATCTGGAGTGGCAGTCCATGATGACCGAATCTATGTTGTCGGTGGATATTCTATCTGGACCAATGAGCCCCTAGCGTGTATTCAG GTGTTGGATGTGAGCACggaggggaaggaggaagtgTTCTATGGACCAACTCTACCGTTCGCCTCCAATGGAATAGCAACGTGTTTCCTCCCTGCCCCATACTTCACCTGCCCCAACCTCCAGACTCTACAAGTGCCCCATCACAGGATAGGGCCTGTCTAA